Proteins encoded by one window of Vampirovibrionales bacterium:
- the terL gene encoding phage terminase large subunit produces the protein MRLRRQLADILRIVAFHDPALADSTDGDDAALVVALKDRQGYVYCLDAIVERVPPSQQIEQALLLQKKYGFETLYLETNCFQGLLKTLYQEAIIAAGVNLRVIGISQQSNKIKRVSSLEPLIANGHLLFTESLSPRFWQQMTLFPTGKDDGPDALQGAVEQLKRPLGQISFHDNSTTGLF, from the coding sequence ATGCGACTGCGACGCCAACTTGCCGATATTCTGCGAATCGTTGCGTTTCACGACCCTGCCCTGGCCGACAGTACCGACGGCGATGACGCCGCTCTGGTTGTGGCGCTCAAGGATCGACAGGGATATGTGTACTGCCTGGACGCCATTGTGGAGCGGGTTCCTCCTTCGCAACAAATTGAGCAGGCGCTCCTGCTCCAGAAAAAATATGGGTTTGAAACGCTGTATCTGGAAACGAATTGTTTTCAGGGACTCCTCAAGACCCTCTATCAAGAAGCCATTATCGCCGCCGGCGTCAACCTGCGGGTAATAGGCATCTCTCAGCAAAGCAACAAAATCAAGCGCGTCTCGTCGCTCGAACCCCTGATCGCCAATGGCCATTTACTCTTTACAGAGTCGCTTTCACCGCGCTTCTGGCAGCAGATGACGCTGTTCCCCACGGGAAAGGACGACGGACCCGACGCCTTGCAAGGCGCGGTTGAACAGCTTAAACGTCCGCTGGGACAGATTTCGTTTCATGACAACTCTACGACCGGGCTATTTTAA